The nucleotide sequence AGTCTTACAATATGTCTTACCATCTGTACTGTTGTCCCAGAAACATGAGCTGGCAGTGTGCAAACCTGCCCCATTTTTTTGGAGTATGATGCATGTCACTGGGTGAACAAACATAAGAGATTGCATTCAGGGGGAAATTACGGGTACTGTACCTTTAGAtaagtattattgtatttttaacgGCCTCTTACCATACCTATGTACTTGAAAGGCTTTCCTAATTTAGTTAGCTGGCTTAGACTTGACTCTACGATGCTTGACATCCACTGGTTGATTTGACTGTGCTGGTAAGAGCTGTTTCCAATGGTGCTTTCAACAGCCTGTTGTCAAAAGATCCCATAAAACATTAGTGATTACTGCAAAGTAAAATATTGATCATTTACATTTCTAAGTAGCTACTCCTACAATCAAAGTGATTTAATTTACTGTCGAAGACTGACTCCATGTCTACACAGTGAGGTGATGTAGATTCTTACTTCTTTGATAACTGTGGTAATCTCGTCCACAACAAATGTAGTCtgtgaatgaaaataattaaGTTCGCAGTATGTCTGAGAAAAACTGAGCATCTCTACTGCGTGCATTTAGAAGTAGGAATCACAAGTCgctattataatttttgtgtcAGTTACCTCCTCAGCAGGCTGATCCTCGTCCATTGCTCGACTTTATCCGGAGTGTTTTGTAGTATCTTTGGAGACAGACCAGGGTCACTCCCTGGATAGTAATCACGGCCACAGACTCGCTGCTCACAAGGTCGTGTTCTTCattgtttagtctgtttttgtcTAACAAAGCAACGACAATAACGTTTAACGTTTTTGTCGAGGACGTGGCAGCAAATTCAGCAGAGGGGATTTTTTATTACGCTTTGACGTTTGCAACACACTGCAAAACtgtggaaaatatttttatttagctttcgtACATGTATCTATACTATAACTTATACAAACTGCATAAAAGTATTGTgcttaaagcagaaaaaaatactCTGTATTCTTAAATCACGTGTCATTTTGAcgattcaaaaaatgaaaatggcttGTTTGATTTAGTACTGTATAAAAACCTGGTTGCATAAAACTGCCCAAAGATAAAGAAACACGCTCGTGCATTTATATTTCGAAAgtgtctgacattttttttttttttatgattactctcaataatttctttgtatttattatttagccATGACTATCAATCTTACTGTAGTAGAATAGGTGAAGTATATAAACATTAGTATGATTAATCTGTAGTTCATTGTGTAAATAAATCGAGTTTACCACTATGACTATTACCTCATAAATAGTGAATTTTAAATCTCTGAACCGTGCATTAGGGGTGGGGGTTTATCAGGAACCCGTTTCGTTTTGCTGTTGTGTTCGGTCGAACACAATTTCTGGTTACACCCTATTTCCCATGAATGGGAAAGGAAGTGATAGAGCATGAGTTATCATTATTTGTGCATAGCTGTTTAACGTTTTTCAATATATTGACTTGACACATACACATTTTCGTAAGGTTCAAGTCTCGTATTGGGTTAGAATAGGTACGAAGTTTATCTGTCGCCTTGAATGACTATCAGAAAGCCGAATCACTGGTGAGCTAATTAACGGTGCCAACAAATAACTGCCAAGCCGTAATAATGCTGCTGGAGATTCTTGCATTACCAGTTGAAGACAAAA is from Cyprinus carpio isolate SPL01 chromosome B17, ASM1834038v1, whole genome shotgun sequence and encodes:
- the LOC109108168 gene encoding dynein light chain Tctex-type 1-like, with amino-acid sequence MDEDQPAEETTFVVDEITTVIKEAVESTIGNSSYQHSQINQWMSSIVESSLSQLTKLGKPFKYIVTCIILQKNGAGLHTASSCFWDNSTDGSCKVRWENKTIYCIVSVFGFAI